The Desulfuromonadales bacterium genomic sequence CGGTCGTCTCGAAGCCGACGCCGAGGAAGACGACGGCCTGCGCCGGGTGCTTCTGCGCGAGGGCAACGGCGTCCAGCGGCGAATAGACGACGCGCACGTCGGCCCCGCGCGCCTTCTCCTGCAGCAGGCTGCTGCTGGAGCCGGGAACGCGGACCATGTCGCCGAAGGTGGCGACGATGGTGCCGGGGCGGCGGGCGAGGGCGACGGCGTGATCGACGTAGTCGACCGGAGTGACGCAGACCGGGCAGCCGGGCCCGGAGATGAGGCGGATGCTTTCGGGGAGCAGCGAGCGGATGCCGTGCTGGTAGATCGCCATGGTGTGGGTGCCGCAGACCTCCATCAGGGTCATGGTCCCGGTAAAGCCGGCCACCGTCTGGTGGATCGATGCGAGCAACTTCTGCGCCACGGCGGGATCGCGGAATTCGGTCGTGTACTTCATTCCGGCACCACCCCCCGGTCGAGCAGTTCGCGGAAGAGCCGCAGCGTCTCTTGCGCGTCCTCCTCGTCGAGCCTCTCGATGGCGAAGCCGGCGTGGATGAGAACGAAGTCCCCCA encodes the following:
- a CDS encoding HypC/HybG/HupF family hydrogenase formation chaperone, whose protein sequence is MCLGVPMRVVSINDETAVCEIDGVRREASLMMVDGVGVGDFVLIHAGFAIERLDEEDAQETLRLFRELLDRGVVPE